The genome window CGGGGATATCTTGTCGACGGTGATCTTGCCGCCGTAGGTCTCGCCGCGCCAAGCATATACCTTGCCGTCCCGGTCCAGCATCGTGACGGAGCCACGGGTACGCGCATCGAGCAGGGCGCTCACATCTTCCGGCAACGTCGTGTAAAAGTAGCCGACGGCCCCGGCGACGACCAGCACGACCACCGCACCGATCCGCCATGTGACGCCCCAGATAACCCGCATGAAGAACCGGGTAATCCGCGCGATCCAGCCCAATACCCCCTTCGGCGCGGGGCGCTTTGCCCGTGGCGCACGCTTCTTCTTTGGGGCCTTGGCCTGTTTCTTCGGCGCAGCCTTGCTGCCGGAGGTGCTTGAAAAGCGCTTCTCCGCCACAAGGGGCGTTTTCTTTTTTCCGGTACCGCTCATGCGTGCCTCTACTCGCATTTTTCGGTGCAGCATAAAGGTGGGGGCGGGAAAAGGGGAGACAAGACCGCTCGCGGACGGTGAATTTTCATTCAGCTAAATTTTTAGGCAAGCGGCTCGATTTGTGCAAAAATTGTGCAACTGCCCGCTGAATCCGCAGTCTTGCCGGGGCTCGCTCGCTTGAAGAGTGCGAGGCAACGGGATGTGACTGTCGCGGTGAACCCGCCGGGGCTGCGCTCGGCATAAAGGAAGGGGACAACTGTGAAACTCATAATTGCAGCGATCAAGCCGTTCAAGCTGGAGGAGGTCCGCGAGGCGCTGACCGCCATCGGCGTGCGCGGCATGATGGTGACTGAGATCAAAGGCTTCGGCTCTCAATCGGGCCATACCGAGATCTACCGCGGTGCCGAATACGCCGTGAATTTCGTGCCCAAGGTCAAGCTGGAGATCGTCGTCTCCGCGGCCATGGCGGACCAGGTGGTGGAGACGATCCAGACCACCGCGAAGACCGACAAGATCGGCGACGGCAAGATCTTCGTTCTGGACGTGAACCAGGCCGTGCGCGTGCGCACGGGTGAAATCAACGACGAAGCGCTTTGAGCGTCACCCCGACACTGGAGAGACATGGGACAATGAAAACGATCAAACTCCTTCTGGCCAGCGGCGTGATTGCGCTGTTTGCCGCCCTTGCGAGCGCCCCCGTGGCGATGGCGCAAGACACTGCAACCGAGGAGCCCGCGGCGGAAGCCGCAGAGGGCTCCGCTGCCGATGCCGTCGCGGCTGCCGAAGCCGCCATGGCTGCGGCAAGCGACACCAATGCGCGCCTTCTCGAAAAGGCCATTGGTGCCGCCGAGGGCGCCATTGCAGACGGTGAAGACCCCACCGAAGCCGCTGCAGCTGCCATCGAGGCAAGCTACGAGCCCTTCATCAACGGTGACTTCATCCTGACAACCGTGCTGTTCCTGATCGGGGGCTTCCTCGTGTTCTGGATGGCTGCCGGTTTTGCCATGCTCGAAGCGGGCCTGGTGCGTCAGAAGAACGTGACCATTCAGCTCACCAAGAACGTGGCGCTCTTCTCGCTGGCGTCGATCTTCTACTACCTGATCGGCTACAACCTGATGTATCCGCTGGGCACATGGTCGGTTGACGGCGTGCTTTCGGGCGTCTGGGGCCCCGGCGTGCTGGAAGCTGTCGGCGTTGGCGCGGCAGATGCCGACGACCTCGGCTATGCCTCCACCGGTTCGGACTTCTTCTTTCAGCTGATGTTCTGTGCAACCACCGCTTCGATCGTTTCCGGCACGCTGGCCGAGCGCATCAAGCTGTGGCCCTTCCTGATCTTCGTGATCGTGCTGACCTCCGTGATCTATCCG of Oceanicola sp. 502str15 contains these proteins:
- a CDS encoding P-II family nitrogen regulator, with product MKLIIAAIKPFKLEEVREALTAIGVRGMMVTEIKGFGSQSGHTEIYRGAEYAVNFVPKVKLEIVVSAAMADQVVETIQTTAKTDKIGDGKIFVLDVNQAVRVRTGEINDEAL